The genomic window CTTGTCATGCCCAAATCGGCCACCGTACCCTCACGATCCTTGATCCGGATGACGGATCAACTGCAGATGCTCATCAGGCGCCGCCTATGGCTGCAGGTTTTGATCGGCATGGCGTTGGGCATCGGCACAGGCATCCTGCTAAGCCCCGGCATGAACCTTGTGCACCCGGAATGGTCGGACCGTATCGGCGCCTGGCTCGCCCTGCCCGGCAATCTGTTTCTGGCCATTATCAAATTTGTGGTCGTGCCGCTCATTGCAGCCTCTGTCATCCGCGGCATCGCAGCAGGTGGCAGTGGCGAGCAGTTACAGAAACTCGGCGGCAGGGTCGTCTTGTACTTCCTGGTTACAACCATCGTCGCCGCACTGTTTGGCCTCGCTGTCGCAACGGCATTCAAACCCGGTGCTTACCTCGACGGCGCCCTTCTGGAAGATCGGGTTGCCGACGCACCCAATGTCCCTATCGCAGACCCGGACATGGAAGACGATCTTGGAGAACCCGGCGTGACCACTGTCATCGTCGAGCTAATCCCCACCAACCCGTTCGAAACCCTGATAAACGGCGATATGCTGCAGATCGTCATTGCCGCTGCCATTCTAGGCATTGCCATGGTGAACCTGCCCCAAACCGATTCCACTCCGTTTCTGGATTTGATGGGCTCCATCCAGGCTGCCTGCATGGTGATCGTCAAATGGGCCATGCAATTTGCGCCCATCGCCGTGTTCGGACTGCTGGCCCAGGTCGTCGCGGAAGTAGGAGTGGATGCATTGATCGGCACAGGGGCCTATGTGCTGACGGTGCTGGTCGGTTTGGTCCTGCTGATGTTGTTCTATCTGGCGTTGGTCATGCTGATCGGGCGAAAAAGCCCACTGTGGTTCATGGCGCAGATCCGGGAAGTCATGCTGCTGGGTTTCTCCACATCTTCTTCCGCCGCCGTCATGCCGGTGTCCCTGCGCACCGCTGAAGAAAGCCTCAGGGTGCGCGCGGCAATCGCCCGCTTCGTGGTGCCGTTGGGCGCCACCATCAACATGGGCGGAACAGCGCTTTACCAAGCCGCCGCCGCCCTGTTTCTGGCACAGGTCTTCGGCATCGACATAGGGCTCGCCGCCATCACCCTCATCGTTGTTACTGCTGTCGGCGCATCCATCGGCGCACCGGGCACGCCCGGCGTTGGCATCGTCGTGCTCGCATCGATCCTTTCAGGCATCGGCGTGCCTGAAGCAGGCATCGTGCTCATTCTCGGTGTTGACCGCGTTCTGGATATGGCACGAACGTCTGTGAACGTGGCGGGCGACCTGGTTGCCTGCGTAGTGATGGACCGGTGGATTGCGGCAGACCTGCCTCCCGAGGAGACCCCAGCCATGCCGCCGAAGGACGAAATCAGCCCGATACCCTAAGCAGGCGTGTCACCCTTGATCTGGCAGCGATGCATCACGCGCCGGGACTTGGGGTCAAAAGCTTCACGCTTGTGGTTGAGGGACCGGTTGTCCCAGATCAGCAAGTCGCCCTTGCGCCACTGATGGGTCCATGAAAAACGCGGATCCGCACAATGCGCCCACAGGGCATCGAGCAGCGCCTCATTCTCGGCCCTGTCCATATCCACGATCCAGCCATTGCTGCGACGCCCCAGATAAAGCGCCTTCTCACCACTTTCAGGATGCGTGCGGATGATCGGATGCCGGGCGCCCGGTGCCTTGGTCACATCCGTTACGGGCTCAGCACCCGCACGCAATTCACCTACGCTGGTGTAGCTGGAGTCATGGTTGGCAATACGGCCTTCGATCTTTGCCCGCAGATCATCAGGAAGCGCGTCGAGCGCCGTCACCATATTCGCAAAACTCGTGTCGCCCCCGCTGGGCGGTATCTCCAGTGAGTACAGAACGCTCGCCATGGGCGGCTGATCCACATAGGACATGTCCGTGTGCCACTCAGCCTCATCCGAGCCCAGGGCACCGATGGGTTTTCCATCTTCAACAACGTTGGAAATAATCCAGATATCGGGACGGGATTTTTCCTGAGAGCCCACATTGTCCGTCGCGCTGGCCGGTGCCAGATCAAGCGGCCCAAAGCGCTTTGAAAACGCAACCAGATCATCGTCGCTCATCGACTGGCCGCGGAACAGCAGCACCTTGTGGGTCAGCCATTCCTGACGCAGCGCCAAAAACGTAGCGTCATCCAGCGTCCGCACATCAAGTCCGCGAATTTCAGCGCCAACAGCGGCACCCGTAGGCACAACCTCAAAAGGCGGGTCGCTCTTCGTTGCTGGATCACCCATCGATCCGGCCTCCATTCCAAATTCGGTGGCCCAAAAAGGCCGCGCCGCAAGCAAGCACAGCTAGGGCGGTCATCGCAAGGTAGGTGAGCCCGCCAAAGTCCTCATAAAACCGCCCGGACGCATAGGTCGCCCCGGCCATGACGATGCCGCTGGCCAAAGCCGAATAGACGCTTTGCGCCGTCGAGGCGAGCTGTGGCGGCACCCCGCGCACCAGAAACTGCATGATGCCCAGATGCGCCAGAGCAAACGTCATGGCATGCAGACATTGCAACACAGGCAAGGACCAGAACGGCGGATCAAACGCCATGATCGTCCACCGCACGATGCCACCAGCGCCCGCAAGGCCAATCAGCATCGCCGGACCAAACCGCGCCACGATGGGTGCCGCCTTCCAGAGCAGCACAACTTCGACAACCACGGCCCAGGCCCACAACGCACCAATAACACTGTCGCTGAGACCAAGCGATTGCCAGTGCAACGTGCCGAACGCGTAATACACCGCATGGGTCGCCTGCACGCTCGCTGCAGCAAAGGCAAAGACCAGAAACACCGGCGACCGAACCAGCCGTACCGCGCTGGCAAGATCCACCCGCCCTACACCGCTGATCTCGGCATCGCCTTCGCGCTGGTCTGAGAGCAGAAAATAGGCCGCAAAGTTCAATACGCCGCCAAACACGATCACCCAGATGACCAGGTCAGGCCCAAGGCTGCCCAGCGCTGCCCCAACGCCGAGATTGGCCACAATGAACGCAACAGACCCCCAAGCCCGCGCCCGTCCATAGACAAGCTTGCCGGATTCGCTGTCGCGCATGGCAAGCGCATCCGTCATCGGCATGATCGGCGGCCCGAATACGGTCATCACCATCAGCACCGCAAGGATCGGCCAGAAGCTGCCCGTGGCGAGATAGACAAGATTGGCCACCAGCGTGACCGCCGTCAGTACACGCAACACCCGCACCGGCGCCCCGGCCCGATCCGCCAGATAGGCAATGACCGGCATCGTCCCCATGCGGACCACGCCGGAGATGGCAAACAGCAGCCCGATTTCATACGGCGACAGCCCCCGGGACTCGAGCCACACGGGAAAATAGGGAAGGAACGTCCCCATGGCGAGGAAGATCGCGCCATAGGCAAACGCATATCGGTGTTCCAGCGACATGGTCATCCAGCGCCCCCTCCCCTAAGCTTGGCGCAACACGACCGGTAGGGGGAGACACGGGTTTGGACCGCACCAAGACAAAGAACGTCATCGTCCTTTTGTTCGACAGCCTGAACCGGCACATGCTGGGCAGCTATGGGGGTGAAGAGTTCGAGACCCCCAATTTTGACGCCTTCGCCAAACACGCCCTCAAGTTCAATCGCCACTTCACCGGCTCCCTGCCCTGCATGCCCGCCCGGCACGACATTCTCGTCGGCGCCATGGACTTTCTCTGGCGACCCTGGGGCTCCATCGAAATCTGGGAAGACGCCATCACCTACGCCATGCGGCGCAAGGGCGTCACCACAATGCTGGTTGCCGACCACCCGCACCTGTTCGAAACGGGGGGCGAGAACTACCACACTGACTTCAAGGCGTGGGATTATTTGCGCGGCCATGAAAGCGACCCGTGGAAGACCCGCCCCGATCCCAGCTGGCAGGGCACACCGCACTTCATTCCCCGCGAAATGCCCTACGACAATTCACGCGGCTACTTCGGCGGTGAGGAGGATTTTCCCGGCCCCCGCACCATGCGCGCCACCGCAGACTGGCTGCGCGACCACGCCCCCCACCACGACAATTTCTTTTTGTTCGTCGATGAGTTCGACCCCCATGAGCCGTTCGACACCCCGGACAAATGGTCGAAGATGTATGACGAGGACTGGCACAAGGACCCGCTGATCTGGCCGCCCTATGCGGTTGGTGCCGTGGAACAGGGCCTTATCTCCGAACGCGAAGGCAAGCAGATCCGCGCCCAGTACGGCGCCAAGCTCTCCATGATCGACCACTGGTTCGGCAAGGTCATGAAAACACTCGAGGAGACCGGGCGCCTCGACGACACCATGATCATCCTCACAACCGACCACGGCCACTATCTCGGCGAGAAGGACATCTGGGGCAAACCGGGCACGCCGGTTCAAAAGACTCTCGGCCACATCCCGCTCTACATCACCGGCCCCGGCATCACGCCCGGCGAGACCGATGCCCTGACCACCAGCGTCGACATTTTCGCGACACTGGCAGACCTCTATGACCTCGACGTGCGCCAGCGTACCCACGGCAAGTCACTTTTGCCTGTCCTGTCCGATACCTCAAAGGATGTCCGCGACTATGTGCTGACCGGGGTGTGGGGCCGTGAAGTTCAGGTCACCGATGGCCAGCATCTGTTTGCCCGCGCACCTTCCGGCAAAAACACGCCGCTGGCCATGTATTCCAACCGCTGGTCCACCATGCCCATCCACGTCAATGGTCCCGACGGCAAGGAAATCCACACGCAGGATATCTTTCCGCTGCCCGACGACCGGGCGGAGCTGCGCAAAGTCCCCGGGTCAAATGTGCCCGTGATCCGCCAGCCCTTCGTGCCCGGCGACATGCTGCCCTACTGGGCCGGTCGCAAATTCTCCGGCGACCATCTCTACGACTTGTCAGCGCCCGTGGGCGAAGAACCGGACCGTGCCGACAGCAGCGATACCAGGACCTATCTCGACCTTCTCCGCCATGCCCTTGACGATGTAGAGGCCCCGCAGGAGCAGTATGAGCGACTGGGCATGTCGTAGGCATCTGGATTGTCCGGTCAAGCCGGACAACGGCGCGGTAGAGAGAAAGACAAATGAAAGCAACCGCCATCCCCCGGCTTGACCGGGGGATCCATGCGGCAGCACAACGCGTCCAGCGAGCGACTAAAGCGCCGGCAACTCAATCTTGCGCATCTGACCAGAGTCATTCAGCGCCTTGAGGATGGCGTGTTCGATGCCACGTGCCCATTGGTCGTCCACATCTTCAACATGGGCGTGCAGTTCAATCAGCAACTCACGCAGCGCATCATTGGTGACGTTGAGCGCACTGATGGTCAGCACGTCGTCTGTCCCATGACCGGCGGACCCAATGCGGTTCTGCAGGTCGCCTGTGAGGTTGGGTATCGCATCACGGAAAATGGCGCGAAAGGCTTCGTTCTCTTTCACCCGCACATCCGCACCGCGCTCATATTCAATGCCCGCGCAATACATCAGCAGGCCGACCACAGACGCACTGCCGGTTGAGTAGGTGGCATTGAGGTTGGGCGCGATCTCCATGAGCATCGTGCCGAACCCGCCATTCAGAAGGTCATTTGCTTCAGGCCGCATCAGTGTGCCTCCTCAAAACTTGCAAGCAGCTTGGCTGCCACAATCTCGTTGTGCTTGGCCGTGCAGAACAAACCAGAGAACGCCAGGATCGGGTCCTTGTTGTCGCCGGTCGCATATTCGTGGCTCGACGAAATCCAGATACCCAAGCCTTTGACGTTGGAGAACAACTCCCACCACGCCAGCGCTGCCGGGTCCGCCGTGAGACCGGAGGACTTTTCCCAAAGGGCGATACCGTCATCACGGTTGATAAGCGATGCAGGCACATTGGGATCAGTTGCCGCCCAGATTGGATCAAGCGCCCAGGCCAGGTCCTCGAGCGGATCACCCAGATGGCACATCTCCCAGTCCAGTACGGCGGTAAAGTCGCCCTGCTCGTCACTCATGAAGTTGCCGATACGGTAATCCCCATGAATGACGGAAAGCTTTTGTGCAGGCGGCGGCGGCGACCGGCGCAACTTGCGGATGGCAGCGCGCGCTATCGGGTGCGGCTCAAGCTGGTCATCGTCAATGACGCCTTCCCAATAGTCGAGTTCCTTCTGCCAGCACGCGTCCAGCGCCGGGGCCTCCATTTTGTCAGCCAGACCATTCGCATGCGGGTCCGCCCCGGAGATCGTCCCCAGATGCCGCCAGAACTGTTCTCCCAGCTTGGGCGCCAACTCACCATAGGGGTCCGGTGCAAAGGGAGACTGTGCTTCGCCCGTCGGAATTTCCGACATTACAAAGAAGGGCCGATCCAGCCACTTGGTATCCATTTCAAGAAACAGCGCTTCGGGAACCGGCACCGTCGTATTGAAGAACGCGCGATAGGCGTTGAACTCAACATCGCGGTCCGTGTCGATCAGGCTGCCCACAGGATCCCGCCGCAGGATCAGGCCGCGATGTTCGCCCGGCTTCGTCGGGTCGGTGCGCAGATGCACTTTCACCCGGAACGTCTCGCGCGATGCGCCACCATGAATGCGCTCCATGGCTTCCACATCCGCCGTCGTCACGTCCGGCATATGCGCTTCAAGATAATCACCAAAGCGGGCAGCAAGATCGACGAGCGCCGGCTCCAGAGGTTGCGTCTCGCTCATTTGGCACCGTCCAGCATGTCTGCAAATCCGGATGGATCATGAGCACCAATAATCAGCTGCTCAAACACACCCTGCCCTTTGCGCACTTTTCCGTCCGGCGTCGTCATTGTCGCGGAGGAAAACGCCTGAATATGCAGATGCTCAAACGACAAGGCCGGCGCATCCGCCAGCACAATCTCGTCATACCCAAGGGCATTCTCGCCCTTGTAGTGGCCATGCCCCCAGTCGGAGCCCACATAGCCAAGCCCCTGCATGTAGAACGTGTAGTGCGGCTCGAGCGTAATCGTGGTGTCACCATCTTCGCCATTCAGTGTCAGCGTCGCCCCGGCAGCATGACGCGTGCCCGGCTTGAACGTGACGTCAGACGAACAGCGCCCATACTCCACAGGCTCGCCGCCAACGGGACACACCACACCATTGGTGTTCCATGCGTGCCCCTGTCGATCGGAATTGATGTGATAGAGCGAAATCCGATCGTCAAAATTGAGCGGGCACCACAGCCAGTAGAATTGCGGCTCCGGCGGCGGCGCAACCGGCTGGCTATCAGCCGCACCCACAGGACGAATACCCCAGGACCGGTCGCGCGTGCCGCGATAGCGCGGGCGGGTCACCTCAATGCGTTTGCCCTGAACCTCGATCCAGCCTTCCCACTCGCCGTTCTGGGTCAGGCGGGTGTAGTCCATCACCGTCCGCGGACCCACCCGTGAGATGAAACGTGGTTCCTCCAGCGCCTGTGTGCGACCGGTAAAGGTCAGATTGGCGCTGATGCCGTGCTCATTGTCTTCCACAATAACGCGCAGCACCTGCAACGGCTCAACGATCTCAACGCGGATCGGACCCACCTGCGTGTCCATCCGCTCCATATGCATCACCTTCGAGGCGTGCACATTCTTCTGCACGCCATCCACGATGACGCTAAAGGCAGCATCCATAATGTTGTGACCGGGATAGACGCCAAACGCGCACGCAAAGTGCCCGTCGCCATTTACGTCGGCTGCATCCTGCGGATAGCCATTGAAAAAATAGCGGTCATAGAAATTGCGGTCGGTGGTTGCATAGGCAATCGGCACCGGCGCCTGATGGATCGCATAATCATCGGCCTTCGTAAGCATGGCCACTCCCTGAGGTATTGTGTTTTTAATTGGGTAGAATGAGAGCCGCCCGTGCCCGACGGGTCAAGCATATGCGCCCGCGAAAATAAGGAATTTGCAGATGAAACTCTGGCTTACCCTCGCCGCCCTGAACGGATTCATCGCAGTTGCCGCAGGGGCATTCGGGGCTCACGGGCTTCAGGGACGTGTCGGAGAGCGCGCATTGGCAGCGTTTGAAACCGGTGCGCAATACCACATGTATCATGCGCTGGCGCTGGTCGGCGTCGCTTGGCTTGCCAGCATCAGCCCGCAATCCGGAATCACAGCCACCGGTCCTACAGTTGCCGGATGGGCGTTCCTGACAGGCATCGTCCTGTTCTCGGGATCGCTCTACTTTTATGGCCTGACGGAAAGCCGCGCTCTGGTGTTGATCACACCACTTGGCGGACTTGCCTTCCTCTGTGGCTGGGCAACGTTGCTCTATGCAGCACTCAAAAGCACATAGGGTGTCCACCGAGCCTGTATCTGTCGCAAATAACAGACGAAACAGGTGATTTACATCCCCATGACTCTCGCCGCGCCATCCTGTATGGTCCCGCGCAAAATCAGGCACACCGCATCTAAGCGGAAAAAAAAGTGCTGAATTCCAGTGTTTTTCAGGGAGATACCCGGCATGAGTGAAGCCGCAGCACCATCCACACCCGAGATTCCGTCAGAGCCGATCATGAGCGTCGCCGACGCCCACGCCCTCATGACGTCACCGGGCACGCCGTTCGAAGTGACCGAAGCCGAAGTGCGCGGCTTGAAGATGCGTGTGTGGAAGGAAGCCAAGAACAGCCTGCGCGAATTGTTTACCATGGCCAAGGAACACGGCGACCACGAATTCGTGGTGTTCGAGGATGACCGCCTGTCCTATCGCGAGTTCCACAAGGCAGCCTCTGCCCTCGCCCACAAGCTCAAGGATGAGTATGGCGTCAAGAAGGGCGACCGCGTTGCAATCGCCATGCGCAACTATCCTGAATGGCCCATCGCCTTTTTCGCAGGCGCATCCATCGGCGCCATCATGGTCCCGCTTAACTCTTGGTGGACCGGCGAAGAGCTGGAATACGGCCTTGAAGATTCCGGCACATCTTTGGTGTTCGCCGATGGAGAACGCGCCCACGTCATTTCCGCGTTTGCGAACCGTCTTGGCATCAAGTCGGTGATCGCAGCCCGCGCGACCAAGCTTCCCGATAGTGACGCAAAGGTTGAACACTTCGCTGATGTGCTGTGCAAGCACGAAGACTACGCGTCATTGCCTGATCAGGAGCCACCGGCTGTTGAGTTGGTGCCCGAGGACGACGCCACCATCATGTACACGTCAGGCACCACAGG from Candidatus Phaeomarinobacter ectocarpi includes these protein-coding regions:
- a CDS encoding DUF423 domain-containing protein, with product MKLWLTLAALNGFIAVAAGAFGAHGLQGRVGERALAAFETGAQYHMYHALALVGVAWLASISPQSGITATGPTVAGWAFLTGIVLFSGSLYFYGLTESRALVLITPLGGLAFLCGWATLLYAALKST
- a CDS encoding TauD/TfdA dioxygenase family protein; this translates as MGDPATKSDPPFEVVPTGAAVGAEIRGLDVRTLDDATFLALRQEWLTHKVLLFRGQSMSDDDLVAFSKRFGPLDLAPASATDNVGSQEKSRPDIWIISNVVEDGKPIGALGSDEAEWHTDMSYVDQPPMASVLYSLEIPPSGGDTSFANMVTALDALPDDLRAKIEGRIANHDSSYTSVGELRAGAEPVTDVTKAPGARHPIIRTHPESGEKALYLGRRSNGWIVDMDRAENEALLDALWAHCADPRFSWTHQWRKGDLLIWDNRSLNHKREAFDPKSRRVMHRCQIKGDTPA
- a CDS encoding MFS transporter: MTMSLEHRYAFAYGAIFLAMGTFLPYFPVWLESRGLSPYEIGLLFAISGVVRMGTMPVIAYLADRAGAPVRVLRVLTAVTLVANLVYLATGSFWPILAVLMVMTVFGPPIMPMTDALAMRDSESGKLVYGRARAWGSVAFIVANLGVGAALGSLGPDLVIWVIVFGGVLNFAAYFLLSDQREGDAEISGVGRVDLASAVRLVRSPVFLVFAFAAASVQATHAVYYAFGTLHWQSLGLSDSVIGALWAWAVVVEVVLLWKAAPIVARFGPAMLIGLAGAGGIVRWTIMAFDPPFWSLPVLQCLHAMTFALAHLGIMQFLVRGVPPQLASTAQSVYSALASGIVMAGATYASGRFYEDFGGLTYLAMTALAVLACGAAFLGHRIWNGGRIDG
- a CDS encoding phosphotransferase family protein gives rise to the protein MSETQPLEPALVDLAARFGDYLEAHMPDVTTADVEAMERIHGGASRETFRVKVHLRTDPTKPGEHRGLILRRDPVGSLIDTDRDVEFNAYRAFFNTTVPVPEALFLEMDTKWLDRPFFVMSEIPTGEAQSPFAPDPYGELAPKLGEQFWRHLGTISGADPHANGLADKMEAPALDACWQKELDYWEGVIDDDQLEPHPIARAAIRKLRRSPPPPAQKLSVIHGDYRIGNFMSDEQGDFTAVLDWEMCHLGDPLEDLAWALDPIWAATDPNVPASLINRDDGIALWEKSSGLTADPAALAWWELFSNVKGLGIWISSSHEYATGDNKDPILAFSGLFCTAKHNEIVAAKLLASFEEAH
- a CDS encoding sulfatase, whose translation is MDRTKTKNVIVLLFDSLNRHMLGSYGGEEFETPNFDAFAKHALKFNRHFTGSLPCMPARHDILVGAMDFLWRPWGSIEIWEDAITYAMRRKGVTTMLVADHPHLFETGGENYHTDFKAWDYLRGHESDPWKTRPDPSWQGTPHFIPREMPYDNSRGYFGGEEDFPGPRTMRATADWLRDHAPHHDNFFLFVDEFDPHEPFDTPDKWSKMYDEDWHKDPLIWPPYAVGAVEQGLISEREGKQIRAQYGAKLSMIDHWFGKVMKTLEETGRLDDTMIILTTDHGHYLGEKDIWGKPGTPVQKTLGHIPLYITGPGITPGETDALTTSVDIFATLADLYDLDVRQRTHGKSLLPVLSDTSKDVRDYVLTGVWGREVQVTDGQHLFARAPSGKNTPLAMYSNRWSTMPIHVNGPDGKEIHTQDIFPLPDDRAELRKVPGSNVPVIRQPFVPGDMLPYWAGRKFSGDHLYDLSAPVGEEPDRADSSDTRTYLDLLRHALDDVEAPQEQYERLGMS
- a CDS encoding dicarboxylate/amino acid:cation symporter gives rise to the protein MPKSATVPSRSLIRMTDQLQMLIRRRLWLQVLIGMALGIGTGILLSPGMNLVHPEWSDRIGAWLALPGNLFLAIIKFVVVPLIAASVIRGIAAGGSGEQLQKLGGRVVLYFLVTTIVAALFGLAVATAFKPGAYLDGALLEDRVADAPNVPIADPDMEDDLGEPGVTTVIVELIPTNPFETLINGDMLQIVIAAAILGIAMVNLPQTDSTPFLDLMGSIQAACMVIVKWAMQFAPIAVFGLLAQVVAEVGVDALIGTGAYVLTVLVGLVLLMLFYLALVMLIGRKSPLWFMAQIREVMLLGFSTSSSAAVMPVSLRTAEESLRVRAAIARFVVPLGATINMGGTALYQAAAALFLAQVFGIDIGLAAITLIVVTAVGASIGAPGTPGVGIVVLASILSGIGVPEAGIVLILGVDRVLDMARTSVNVAGDLVACVVMDRWIAADLPPEETPAMPPKDEISPIP